From the genome of Saccharomyces paradoxus strain CBS432 chromosome XII sequence:
AATGGTAATTGGTGATGATATATGTGACCAAGTTCAGCATGGACATACAATATTTAACCCTTTTGGACATGGAATTGGGCCAGCAAAGGGAGCAGCTTTCCCCGAAAGCGTAGTTTTCTCCAGGAACGCAATCCACccctttctttcttgtgCAAGCTCCTcgtacatatataaacatATACATAAGTATATATACTGCTTCTACAGCGTAAACAATTTAAGGTTCCTTGCCttttcttatatatgttAGCTATCTCTAAAGCATCACTTTGAGAAGTGGTGGGTTTTTTCGATAATTTTGATTGAAGCTTTGACTACCtcaaagatattttttgaatgtcCCGTGACCTACAAAATCATTTGTTATTCGAGACTGCGACTGAGGTTGCTAATAGGGTTGGTGGTATCTACTCGGTGCTAAAATCCAAGGCTCCCATTACAGTTGCCCAGTATAAAGACCATTACCACTTAATAGGGCCCTTAAATAAGGCCACTTATCAAAATGAAGTTGATATATTAGATTGGAAGAAGCCCGAGGCCTTTTCCGACGAAATGAAGCCTGTGCAGCATGCTTTGCAAACAATGGAATCTAGGGGAgttcattttatttatggGAGGTGGCTGATTGAAGGCGCTCCAAAGGTGATACTTTTTGACTTGGATTCTGTGAGAGGCTATTCGAACGAATGGAAGGGAGATTTATGGTCACTAGTAGGAATTCCTTCTCCCGAGAATGATTTTGAGACGAATGATGCTATACTATTGGGTTATACAGTGGCTTGGTTTCTAGGTGAATTGGCGCATTTGGATTCTCAGCATGCAATTGTTGCGCACTTTCACGAATGGTTAGCCGGTGTTGCATTGCCTTTATGCCGTAAAAGGCGTATCGATGTAGTTACCATTTTCACGACACATGCTACCTTATTGGGACGGTATTTATGCGCTTCCGGCAGTTTCGACTTTTACAATTGTCTAGAATCTGTTGATGTCGATCACGAAGCTGGCAGATTCGGCATATACCATCGCTATTGTATAGAGAGGGCGGCGGCTCATTCTGCAGACGTTTTCACTACAGTGTCACAAATAACTGCTTTTGAAGCAGAgcatcttttgaaaaggaaacccGATGGAATTTTGCCTAATGGACTGAATGTCATCAAATTTCAAGCATTTCATGAGTTCCAAAATTTGCATGccttgaaaaaggaaaaaatcaatgacTTTGTGAGAGGCCATTTTCATGGTTGCTTTGATTTCGATCTAGACAATACGTTGTACTTTTTCATTGCTGGTAGATATGAGTATAAAAATAAGGGTGCTGACATGTTTATCGAGGCTCTAGCGCGTTTAAATTATAGATTAAAAGTATCTGGATCCAAGAAAACCGTAGTAGCGTTTATTGTCATGCCCGCCAAAAATAATTCTTTCACCGTTGAGGCATTGAAAGGCCAGGCAGAGGTGAAAGCATTAGAAAATACTGTACATGAAGTGACTACATCAATCGGTAAAAGAATATTCGATCATGCCATCAGATTTCCTCACAATGGGCTGACGACCGAATTACCAACCGATTTGAGTGAGTTGCTGAAGAGTTCCGATAAAGTTATGTTGAAGAGGCGTATTCTGGCTTTGAGAAGGCCAGAGGGACAATTACCTCCAATAGTGACACACAATATGGTTGATGACGCTAATGACCTgattttaaataaaatcaGACAAGTTCAATTGTTTAATAGCCCAAGCGACCGTGTCAAAATGATCTTTCATcctgaatttttgaacgCAAATAATCCGATCCTTGGTTTGGATTATGATGAGTTCGTTCGTGGTTGTCATTTGGGTGTTTTCCCTTCATATTATGAGCCTTGGGGGTACACACCTGCAGAATGTACAGTAATGGGTGTTCCTTCTATCACAACAAACGTCTCTGGCTTCGGTGCCTATATGGAAGACTTGATCGAAACCAACCAAGCTAAAGATTACGGTATTTATATTGTGGACCGTCGTTTCAAGGCACCTGACGAATCTGTGGAGCAACTGGTTGACTACATGGAAGAATTTGTAAAAAAGACGAGAAGGCAAAGAAttaatcaaagaaatagaaCTGAAAGACTCTCCGACTTACTGGattggaaaagaatggGCCTCGAGTACGTCAAGGCAAGACAATTGGCATTAAGAAGAGGCTATCCTGATCAATTCAAAGAGCTAGTTGGTGAAGAACTAAATGATTCTAACATGGATACTTTAGCGGGCGGtaagaaattaaaagttGCAAGACCACTAAGTGTACCAGGCTCACCAAGAGATTTGAGGTCAAACAGTACAGTCTATATGACCCCTGGTGATTTGGGTACTCTGCAGGAAGTTAATAACGCGGATGATTATTTCTCACTAGGTGTGAATCCTGCAGCcgatgacgacgatgacGGCCCATATGCCGATGATAGTTGAACTCTATCACGATATaaacaatattgaaaataaaaaacctACCATAAAAACATACAACATTTCGAGgcgttttctttttcttttactttccGTTCGCCGCACTAAAGTATATTTGAAATAGCGTCTGAAAATATATCACAAGTTTGAGCGATCTTAAATTcacttctttcttttcttttcctcctAATAAGATCCGTCTGCGTTAGCTATAAACCAAATAACTTAATTTCACTCATAAAAAGCAACATGATTGTGGTAACTCTTTCCATCTTTAGCCAGCTGA
Proteins encoded in this window:
- the GSY2 gene encoding glycogen (starch) synthase GSY2 (Glycogen synthase~similar to YLR258W) translates to MSRDLQNHLLFETATEVANRVGGIYSVLKSKAPITVAQYKDHYHLIGPLNKATYQNEVDILDWKKPEAFSDEMKPVQHALQTMESRGVHFIYGRWLIEGAPKVILFDLDSVRGYSNEWKGDLWSLVGIPSPENDFETNDAILLGYTVAWFLGELAHLDSQHAIVAHFHEWLAGVALPLCRKRRIDVVTIFTTHATLLGRYLCASGSFDFYNCLESVDVDHEAGRFGIYHRYCIERAAAHSADVFTTVSQITAFEAEHLLKRKPDGILPNGLNVIKFQAFHEFQNLHALKKEKINDFVRGHFHGCFDFDLDNTLYFFIAGRYEYKNKGADMFIEALARLNYRLKVSGSKKTVVAFIVMPAKNNSFTVEALKGQAEVKALENTVHEVTTSIGKRIFDHAIRFPHNGLTTELPTDLSELLKSSDKVMLKRRILALRRPEGQLPPIVTHNMVDDANDLILNKIRQVQLFNSPSDRVKMIFHPEFLNANNPILGLDYDEFVRGCHLGVFPSYYEPWGYTPAECTVMGVPSITTNVSGFGAYMEDLIETNQAKDYGIYIVDRRFKAPDESVEQLVDYMEEFVKKTRRQRINQRNRTERLSDLLDWKRMGLEYVKARQLALRRGYPDQFKELVGEELNDSNMDTLAGGKKLKVARPLSVPGSPRDLRSNSTVYMTPGDLGTLQEVNNADDYFSLGVNPAADDDDDGPYADDS